In Topomyia yanbarensis strain Yona2022 chromosome 2, ASM3024719v1, whole genome shotgun sequence, one DNA window encodes the following:
- the LOC131678670 gene encoding cuticle protein 7-like, translating to MAFKFISLFALLAVASAGLLPADQYQYQQAFHTASPVYHQQPLLKTVAQPAYVKTIAQPAYVQPTYVKAVAQPAYVKQVEQYAPANYEFSYSVHDAHTGDIKSQHETRHGDQVQGQYSLLDADGHQRIVDYTADEHTGFNAVVRREPAAVKIAQPVTKVIAQPIAKVISQPAYYSNHY from the exons ATGGCATTCAAA TTCATCTCACTGTTTGCTCTTCTGGCTGTTGCCAGTGCCGGTCTTCTGCCAGCTGATCAATATCAATATCAGCAAGCTTTCCACACCGCGTCTCCTGTCTACCACCAGCAACCACTGTTGAAGACCGTCGCTCAACCTGCCTATGTCAAAACCATCGCCCAACCCGCCTACGTTCAGCCAACCTACGTCAAGGCTGTCGCTCAGCCAGCCTACGTGAAACAGGTGGAGCAATACGCCCCAGCCAATTACGAATTCTCCTACTCGGTCCATGATGCCCACACCGGAGACATCAAGAGCCAGCACGAGACCCGCCACGGAGATCAGGTCCAGGGACAGTACAGCCTGCTGGATGCCGATGGCCACCAGCGCATCGTTGACTACACCGCTGATGAGCATACCGGATTCAACGCTGTCGTCCGTCGGGAACCAGCTGCCGTCAAGATTGCTCAGCCCGTGACCAAAGTCATCGCACAACCGATCGCTAAGGTTATTTCACAGCCAGCGTACTACTCCAATCACTATTAG
- the LOC131678671 gene encoding cuticle protein 8-like produces MAFESVLVMVLLALASSRALPQHGYATSHQISNFQHNIAPVHHVAAIHAAPIHHTIVKEVEHHAPANYEFSYSVHDEHTGDIKSQQEKRHGDEVHGQYSLIDSDGHQRIVDYHADHHRGFNAVVRRVPTNVKIAQPVHKLIAQPIHYAPLAHASISHHIAPVAHHIQGHHAATSYSTQHHY; encoded by the exons ATGGCATTTGAA TCTGTTCTAGTGATGGTGCTTCTAGCTCTTGCAAGTTCAAGAGCTTTGCCTCAGCATGGGTATGCAACTTCGCATCAAATCTCCAACTTCCAGCATAATATTGCTCCAGTACATCATGTGGCCGCCATCCATGCCGCACCGATTCATCACACAATCGTAAAAGAGGTTGAGCACCACGCTCCAGCCAATTACGAGTTCTCATATTCTGTGCATGATGAGCACACTGGGGACATCAAGAGTCAGCAGGAGAAACGCCACGGGGATGAAGTCCACGGGCAGTACAGTCTGATCGATTCCGACGGTCATCAACGCATCGTCGACTATCATGCTGACCACCATAGGGGATTCAATGCTGTGGTACGCCGTGTGCCAACTAATGTGAAAATAGCTCAACCAGTGCACAAACTGATTGCTCAGCCCATTCACTATGCTCCATTGGCACATGCCAGCATTTCTCATCACATTGCACCAGTTGCTCACCATATTCAAGGACATCATGCTGCCACCAGTTACAGTACCCAGCACCACTACTAG
- the LOC131682512 gene encoding cuticle protein 8-like: MALSLSLASFVDHTSFCNNFVIMAFKLVLLTTLIAAVSAGLIPEHGYASSHQSIQHHAPTLHQTSSYQHAAPVHHVAAVHAAPVHHVAAIHAAPVHHAIVKEVEQHAPANYEFSYSVHDGHTGDIKSHHETRHGDEVHGQYSLLDSDGHHRIVDYHADHHSGFNAVVRREPANVKIAQPVHKVIAQPVHLANHAAAPLSHATLSHHVAPAPLAYHHGYSSGHHY, translated from the exons ATGGCGCTATCACTATCCTTAGCATCATTCGTCGATCATACGTCCTTCTGTAACAATTTCGTCATCATGGCTTTCAAA CTTGTATTATTGACCACTCTAATCGCTGCCGTTAGCGCTGGGCTGATCCCAGAGCACGGATATGCTTCGTCTCATCAAAGTATACAACATCACGCTCCAACTCTTCACCAAACTTCGTCTTACCAGCATGCTGCTCCAGTTCATCACGTAGCCGCTGTTCACGCTGCTCCTGTTCACCATGTAGCTGCCATTCACGCTGCACCAGTCCATCATGCCATCGTGAAAGAAGTTGAACAGCATGCCCCAGCCAATTATGAATTCTCGTACTCCGTCCATGATGGACACACCGGAGATATCAAGAGCCATCATGAAACTCGTCACGGAGATGAGGTTCATGGACAGTACAGCCTGCTGGATTCCGATGGCCACCATCGCATTGTAGACTACCATGCCGATCACCATTCCGGGTTTAACGCCGTTGTCCGTAGGGAACCAGCTAACGTTAAGATTGCTCAACCAGTACACAAAGTCATTGCCCAGCCAGTTCATCTAGCTAACCATGCTGCTGCTCCATTGTCACATGCCACTCTTTCCCATCATGTGGCGCCAGCACCACTGGCCTACCATCATGGTTACAGCTCTGGCCACCATTACTAA